In Odocoileus virginianus isolate 20LAN1187 ecotype Illinois chromosome 23, Ovbor_1.2, whole genome shotgun sequence, one DNA window encodes the following:
- the MICALL1 gene encoding MICAL-like protein 1 isoform X3 — protein sequence MVSMSVPDCLSIMTYVSQYYNHFAGSGPAAGVSSPRKGLALSSPPSEASTPVDPGDRAQGEECSPGSLSKQGSHRTPSSTCAACQQHVHLVQRYLADGKLYHRHCFRCRRCSSTLLPGAYRNGPEEGTFVCAEHCARLGASGRSGARPGTPPQPKPQQPTEEAKEVEGGSPSPKATAGAEVDVPKASPEGRPQVPAKPRVPGRPQELASPPASRPTPAPRKASESTAPTPPTPRPRSSLQQENLEQGGGSVLVNGKLQEPPVPKPRGTPKLSERTPAPRKDPPWITLVQAEPKKKPAPLPPSSSPGLLPGQEGRQVENGGVDEAAPQGPEPKPYNPFEEEEEAPAAPSPAPGPAPTPPESTPKSLHPWYGITPTSSPKTKKRPAPRAPSTSPLALHASRLSRSEPPSATPSPALSVESLSSESSSQPPSGELLEPPVVPKSSSEPAVHAPGTPGTSASLSANSSLSSSGELVEPSVDQTPQASPGLAPNTRGSPGPPPAKPCSGTAPTPLALGGDKSPAPSPGTSSPQLQVKSSCKENPFNRKPSPTASPSVKKATKGSKPARPPAPGHGFPLIKRKVQSDQYIPEEDIHGEIDTIERQLDALEHRGVLLEEKLRGGVNEGREDDMLVDWFKLIHEKHLLVRRESELIYVFKQQNLEQRQADVEYELRCLLNKPEKDWTEEDRGREKVLMQELVTLIEQRNAIINCLDEDRQREEEEDKMLEAMIKKKEFQKEAEPEGKKKGKFKTMKVLKLLGNKRDTKSKCPGDRS from the exons ATGGTCTCCATGAGTGTCCCTGATTGCCTCAGCATCATGACCTACGTGTCCCAGTATTACAACCACTTTGCCGGCTCCGGCCCAG CAGCCGGTGTCTCATCACCCAGAAAGGGCCTGGCACTGTCTTCCCCACCATCCGAAGCATCTACTCCCGTGGACCCGGGAGACAGGGCTCAG GGTGAGGAGTGCTCCCCGGGCAGCCTGTCGAAGCAGGGCTCCCACCGGACCCCCAGCAGCACGTGTGCCGCCTGCCAGCAGCATGTGCACCTGGTGCAGCGTTACCTGGCCGACGGCAAGCTGTACCACCGACACTGCTTCCG GTGTCGGCGGTGTTCCAGCACCCTGCTCCCCGGAGCTTACAGGAATGGGCCAGAGGAGGGCACCTTCGTATGTGCAGAGCACTGTGCCAGACTGGGCGCCAGTGGGCGGTCAGGGGCCCGGCCTGGAACCCCGCCACAGCCAAAGCCGCAGCAACCTACAGAAGAAGCCAaggaggtggaggggggcagcCCCAGCCCGAAGGCGACTGCAGGGGCCGAGGTGGACGTGCCCAAGGCCAGCCCCGAGGGCCGACCCCAGGTCCCCGCCAAGCCCCGGGTTCCCGGAAGACCACAGGAGCTGGCCAGCCCGCCGGCCAGCCGCCCCACACCCGCCCCCAGGAAGGCCTCCGAGAGCACAGCGCCGACGCCCCCCACGCCCCGGCCCCGGTCCAGTCTGCAGCAGGAGAATTTGGAGCAGGGAGGCGGCAGCGTCCTGGTGAACG GGAAGCTGCAAGAACCCCCCGTCCCCAAGCCCAGAGGGACCCCCAAGCTGTCAGAGAG GACACCAGCCCCCAGGAAAGACCCGCCGTGGATCACACTGGTGCAGGCAGAGCCAAAGAAGAAGCCAGCCCCCCTGCCTCCGAGCAGTAGTCCCGGGCTGCTGCCAGGccaggaaggcaggcaggtggAGAATGGGGGTGTGGACGAAGCGGCCCCACAGGGCCCGGAGCCCAAGCCGTACAACCCgtttgaggaggaggaggaggcccccGCTGCACCCAGCCCAGCCCCCGGCCCTGCCCCGACCCCACCGGAGTCCACACCCAAGTCGCTGCACCCCTGGTACGGCATCACCCCCACGAGCAGCCCCAAGACGAAGAAGCGCCCCGCCCCCCGAGCACCCAGCACATCCCCCCTCG CGCTCCACGCCTCCCGCCTGTCCCGCTCGGAGCCGCCCTCGGCTACCCCGTCACCAGCCCTCAGCGTGGAAAGCCTGTCGTCCGAGAGCTCCAGCCAGCCCCCCAGTGGGGAGCTCCTGGAACCACCTGTAGTGCCCAAGAGCTCCTCAGAGCCTGCCGTCCACGCCCCTGGCACCCCTGGGACCTCTGCCAGCCTCTCTGCCAActcctccctgtcctcctccGGGGAGCTGGTGGAGCCCAGCGTGGACCAGACGCCTCAAGCCAGCCCTGGGCTTGCCCCCAATACCAGGGGCAGCCCGGGTCCCCCGCCAGCCAAGCCCTGCAGTGGCACTGCCCCCACGCCCCTCGCACTGGGTGGAGACAAGAGCCCTGCGCCTTCCCCTGGAACCTCGTCCCCACAGCTCCAGGTAAAG TCCTCCTGCAAGGAGAATCCATTTAACCGGAAGCCATCACCTACAGCATCCCCAAGTGTAAAGAAGGCCACCAAGGGCTCGAAGCCAGCGAGACCGCCTGCCCCAGGACATGGCTTCCCGCTCATCAAACGCAAG GTCCAGTCCGACCAGTACATCCCCGAGGAGGATATCCACGGAGAAATAGACACCATTGAGCGCCAACTGGATGCCCTGGAACACCGTGGGGTCCTGCTGGAGGAGAAGCTGCGTGGTGGAGTGAATG AAGGCCGTGAGGATGACATGCTGGTGGACTGGTTCAAGCTCATCCACGAGAAGCATCTGTTGGTTCGGCGGGAGTCTGAGCTCATCTACGT CTTCAAGCAGCAGAACCTGGAGCAGCGGCAGGCCGACGTGGAGTACGAGCTCCGGTGCCTTCTCAACAAGCCAG AAAAGGACTGGACAGAGGAGGACCGGGGCCGAGAGAAGGTGCTGATGCAAGAGCTCGTGACCCTCATCGAGCAGCGCAACGCCATCATCAACTGCCTGGACGAGGACCGGCAGAG ggaggaagaggaagataagATGTTGGAGGCCATGATCAAGAAGAAAG agtTCCAGAAGGAGGCTGAGCCCGAGGGCAAGAAGAAGGGCAAGTTTAAGACCATGAAGGTGCTGAAGCTGCTAGGAAACAAGCGTGATACCAAGAGCAAGTGCCCCGGAGACAGGAGCTAA
- the MICALL1 gene encoding MICAL-like protein 1 isoform X2 encodes MAGPRGALLAWCRRQCEGYRGVDIRDLSSSFRDGLAFCAILHRHRPDLLDFDSLSKDNVFENNRLAFEVAEKELGIPALLDPNDMVSMSVPDCLSIMTYVSQYYNHFAGSGPAGVSSPRKGLALSSPPSEASTPVDPGDRAQGEECSPGSLSKQGSHRTPSSTCAACQQHVHLVQRYLADGKLYHRHCFRCRRCSSTLLPGAYRNGPEEGTFVCAEHCARLGASGRSGARPGTPPQPKPQQPTEEAKEVEGGSPSPKATAGAEVDVPKASPEGRPQVPAKPRVPGRPQELASPPASRPTPAPRKASESTAPTPPTPRPRSSLQQENLEQGGGSVLVNGKLQEPPVPKPRGTPKLSERTPAPRKDPPWITLVQAEPKKKPAPLPPSSSPGLLPGQEGRQVENGGVDEAAPQGPEPKPYNPFEEEEEAPAAPSPAPGPAPTPPESTPKSLHPWYGITPTSSPKTKKRPAPRAPSTSPLALHASRLSRSEPPSATPSPALSVESLSSESSSQPPSGELLEPPVVPKSSSEPAVHAPGTPGTSASLSANSSLSSSGELVEPSVDQTPQASPGLAPNTRGSPGPPPAKPCSGTAPTPLALGGDKSPAPSPGTSSPQLQVKSSCKENPFNRKPSPTASPSVKKATKGSKPARPPAPGHGFPLIKRKVQSDQYIPEEDIHGEIDTIERQLDALEHRGVLLEEKLRGGVNEGREDDMLVDWFKLIHEKHLLVRRESELIYVFKQQNLEQRQADVEYELRCLLNKPEKDWTEEDRGREKVLMQELVTLIEQRNAIINCLDEDRQREEEEDKMLEAMIKKKEFQKEAEPEGKKKGKFKTMKVLKLLGNKRDTKSKCPGDRS; translated from the exons ATGGCGGGGCCGCGGGGCGCGCTGCTGGCCTGGTGCCGCCGCCAGTGCGAGGGCTACCGCGGCGTGGACATCCGCGACCTTAGCAGCTCCTTCCGGGACGGCCTGGCCTTCTGCGCCATCCTGCACCGGCACCGGCCCGACCTGCT AGATTTTGATTCACTTTCCAAGGACAATGTCTTCGAGAATAACCGTTTG gcctttgAAGTGGCCGAGAAGGAGCTGGgcatccctgccctcctggatcCCAATGACATGGTCTCCATGAGTGTCCCTGATTGCCTCAGCATCATGACCTACGTGTCCCAGTATTACAACCACTTTGCCGGCTCCGGCCCAG CCGGTGTCTCATCACCCAGAAAGGGCCTGGCACTGTCTTCCCCACCATCCGAAGCATCTACTCCCGTGGACCCGGGAGACAGGGCTCAG GGTGAGGAGTGCTCCCCGGGCAGCCTGTCGAAGCAGGGCTCCCACCGGACCCCCAGCAGCACGTGTGCCGCCTGCCAGCAGCATGTGCACCTGGTGCAGCGTTACCTGGCCGACGGCAAGCTGTACCACCGACACTGCTTCCG GTGTCGGCGGTGTTCCAGCACCCTGCTCCCCGGAGCTTACAGGAATGGGCCAGAGGAGGGCACCTTCGTATGTGCAGAGCACTGTGCCAGACTGGGCGCCAGTGGGCGGTCAGGGGCCCGGCCTGGAACCCCGCCACAGCCAAAGCCGCAGCAACCTACAGAAGAAGCCAaggaggtggaggggggcagcCCCAGCCCGAAGGCGACTGCAGGGGCCGAGGTGGACGTGCCCAAGGCCAGCCCCGAGGGCCGACCCCAGGTCCCCGCCAAGCCCCGGGTTCCCGGAAGACCACAGGAGCTGGCCAGCCCGCCGGCCAGCCGCCCCACACCCGCCCCCAGGAAGGCCTCCGAGAGCACAGCGCCGACGCCCCCCACGCCCCGGCCCCGGTCCAGTCTGCAGCAGGAGAATTTGGAGCAGGGAGGCGGCAGCGTCCTGGTGAACG GGAAGCTGCAAGAACCCCCCGTCCCCAAGCCCAGAGGGACCCCCAAGCTGTCAGAGAG GACACCAGCCCCCAGGAAAGACCCGCCGTGGATCACACTGGTGCAGGCAGAGCCAAAGAAGAAGCCAGCCCCCCTGCCTCCGAGCAGTAGTCCCGGGCTGCTGCCAGGccaggaaggcaggcaggtggAGAATGGGGGTGTGGACGAAGCGGCCCCACAGGGCCCGGAGCCCAAGCCGTACAACCCgtttgaggaggaggaggaggcccccGCTGCACCCAGCCCAGCCCCCGGCCCTGCCCCGACCCCACCGGAGTCCACACCCAAGTCGCTGCACCCCTGGTACGGCATCACCCCCACGAGCAGCCCCAAGACGAAGAAGCGCCCCGCCCCCCGAGCACCCAGCACATCCCCCCTCG CGCTCCACGCCTCCCGCCTGTCCCGCTCGGAGCCGCCCTCGGCTACCCCGTCACCAGCCCTCAGCGTGGAAAGCCTGTCGTCCGAGAGCTCCAGCCAGCCCCCCAGTGGGGAGCTCCTGGAACCACCTGTAGTGCCCAAGAGCTCCTCAGAGCCTGCCGTCCACGCCCCTGGCACCCCTGGGACCTCTGCCAGCCTCTCTGCCAActcctccctgtcctcctccGGGGAGCTGGTGGAGCCCAGCGTGGACCAGACGCCTCAAGCCAGCCCTGGGCTTGCCCCCAATACCAGGGGCAGCCCGGGTCCCCCGCCAGCCAAGCCCTGCAGTGGCACTGCCCCCACGCCCCTCGCACTGGGTGGAGACAAGAGCCCTGCGCCTTCCCCTGGAACCTCGTCCCCACAGCTCCAGGTAAAG TCCTCCTGCAAGGAGAATCCATTTAACCGGAAGCCATCACCTACAGCATCCCCAAGTGTAAAGAAGGCCACCAAGGGCTCGAAGCCAGCGAGACCGCCTGCCCCAGGACATGGCTTCCCGCTCATCAAACGCAAG GTCCAGTCCGACCAGTACATCCCCGAGGAGGATATCCACGGAGAAATAGACACCATTGAGCGCCAACTGGATGCCCTGGAACACCGTGGGGTCCTGCTGGAGGAGAAGCTGCGTGGTGGAGTGAATG AAGGCCGTGAGGATGACATGCTGGTGGACTGGTTCAAGCTCATCCACGAGAAGCATCTGTTGGTTCGGCGGGAGTCTGAGCTCATCTACGT CTTCAAGCAGCAGAACCTGGAGCAGCGGCAGGCCGACGTGGAGTACGAGCTCCGGTGCCTTCTCAACAAGCCAG AAAAGGACTGGACAGAGGAGGACCGGGGCCGAGAGAAGGTGCTGATGCAAGAGCTCGTGACCCTCATCGAGCAGCGCAACGCCATCATCAACTGCCTGGACGAGGACCGGCAGAG ggaggaagaggaagataagATGTTGGAGGCCATGATCAAGAAGAAAG agtTCCAGAAGGAGGCTGAGCCCGAGGGCAAGAAGAAGGGCAAGTTTAAGACCATGAAGGTGCTGAAGCTGCTAGGAAACAAGCGTGATACCAAGAGCAAGTGCCCCGGAGACAGGAGCTAA
- the MICALL1 gene encoding MICAL-like protein 1 isoform X1, with product MAGPRGALLAWCRRQCEGYRGVDIRDLSSSFRDGLAFCAILHRHRPDLLDFDSLSKDNVFENNRLAFEVAEKELGIPALLDPNDMVSMSVPDCLSIMTYVSQYYNHFAGSGPAAGVSSPRKGLALSSPPSEASTPVDPGDRAQGEECSPGSLSKQGSHRTPSSTCAACQQHVHLVQRYLADGKLYHRHCFRCRRCSSTLLPGAYRNGPEEGTFVCAEHCARLGASGRSGARPGTPPQPKPQQPTEEAKEVEGGSPSPKATAGAEVDVPKASPEGRPQVPAKPRVPGRPQELASPPASRPTPAPRKASESTAPTPPTPRPRSSLQQENLEQGGGSVLVNGKLQEPPVPKPRGTPKLSERTPAPRKDPPWITLVQAEPKKKPAPLPPSSSPGLLPGQEGRQVENGGVDEAAPQGPEPKPYNPFEEEEEAPAAPSPAPGPAPTPPESTPKSLHPWYGITPTSSPKTKKRPAPRAPSTSPLALHASRLSRSEPPSATPSPALSVESLSSESSSQPPSGELLEPPVVPKSSSEPAVHAPGTPGTSASLSANSSLSSSGELVEPSVDQTPQASPGLAPNTRGSPGPPPAKPCSGTAPTPLALGGDKSPAPSPGTSSPQLQVKSSCKENPFNRKPSPTASPSVKKATKGSKPARPPAPGHGFPLIKRKVQSDQYIPEEDIHGEIDTIERQLDALEHRGVLLEEKLRGGVNEGREDDMLVDWFKLIHEKHLLVRRESELIYVFKQQNLEQRQADVEYELRCLLNKPEKDWTEEDRGREKVLMQELVTLIEQRNAIINCLDEDRQREEEEDKMLEAMIKKKEFQKEAEPEGKKKGKFKTMKVLKLLGNKRDTKSKCPGDRS from the exons ATGGCGGGGCCGCGGGGCGCGCTGCTGGCCTGGTGCCGCCGCCAGTGCGAGGGCTACCGCGGCGTGGACATCCGCGACCTTAGCAGCTCCTTCCGGGACGGCCTGGCCTTCTGCGCCATCCTGCACCGGCACCGGCCCGACCTGCT AGATTTTGATTCACTTTCCAAGGACAATGTCTTCGAGAATAACCGTTTG gcctttgAAGTGGCCGAGAAGGAGCTGGgcatccctgccctcctggatcCCAATGACATGGTCTCCATGAGTGTCCCTGATTGCCTCAGCATCATGACCTACGTGTCCCAGTATTACAACCACTTTGCCGGCTCCGGCCCAG CAGCCGGTGTCTCATCACCCAGAAAGGGCCTGGCACTGTCTTCCCCACCATCCGAAGCATCTACTCCCGTGGACCCGGGAGACAGGGCTCAG GGTGAGGAGTGCTCCCCGGGCAGCCTGTCGAAGCAGGGCTCCCACCGGACCCCCAGCAGCACGTGTGCCGCCTGCCAGCAGCATGTGCACCTGGTGCAGCGTTACCTGGCCGACGGCAAGCTGTACCACCGACACTGCTTCCG GTGTCGGCGGTGTTCCAGCACCCTGCTCCCCGGAGCTTACAGGAATGGGCCAGAGGAGGGCACCTTCGTATGTGCAGAGCACTGTGCCAGACTGGGCGCCAGTGGGCGGTCAGGGGCCCGGCCTGGAACCCCGCCACAGCCAAAGCCGCAGCAACCTACAGAAGAAGCCAaggaggtggaggggggcagcCCCAGCCCGAAGGCGACTGCAGGGGCCGAGGTGGACGTGCCCAAGGCCAGCCCCGAGGGCCGACCCCAGGTCCCCGCCAAGCCCCGGGTTCCCGGAAGACCACAGGAGCTGGCCAGCCCGCCGGCCAGCCGCCCCACACCCGCCCCCAGGAAGGCCTCCGAGAGCACAGCGCCGACGCCCCCCACGCCCCGGCCCCGGTCCAGTCTGCAGCAGGAGAATTTGGAGCAGGGAGGCGGCAGCGTCCTGGTGAACG GGAAGCTGCAAGAACCCCCCGTCCCCAAGCCCAGAGGGACCCCCAAGCTGTCAGAGAG GACACCAGCCCCCAGGAAAGACCCGCCGTGGATCACACTGGTGCAGGCAGAGCCAAAGAAGAAGCCAGCCCCCCTGCCTCCGAGCAGTAGTCCCGGGCTGCTGCCAGGccaggaaggcaggcaggtggAGAATGGGGGTGTGGACGAAGCGGCCCCACAGGGCCCGGAGCCCAAGCCGTACAACCCgtttgaggaggaggaggaggcccccGCTGCACCCAGCCCAGCCCCCGGCCCTGCCCCGACCCCACCGGAGTCCACACCCAAGTCGCTGCACCCCTGGTACGGCATCACCCCCACGAGCAGCCCCAAGACGAAGAAGCGCCCCGCCCCCCGAGCACCCAGCACATCCCCCCTCG CGCTCCACGCCTCCCGCCTGTCCCGCTCGGAGCCGCCCTCGGCTACCCCGTCACCAGCCCTCAGCGTGGAAAGCCTGTCGTCCGAGAGCTCCAGCCAGCCCCCCAGTGGGGAGCTCCTGGAACCACCTGTAGTGCCCAAGAGCTCCTCAGAGCCTGCCGTCCACGCCCCTGGCACCCCTGGGACCTCTGCCAGCCTCTCTGCCAActcctccctgtcctcctccGGGGAGCTGGTGGAGCCCAGCGTGGACCAGACGCCTCAAGCCAGCCCTGGGCTTGCCCCCAATACCAGGGGCAGCCCGGGTCCCCCGCCAGCCAAGCCCTGCAGTGGCACTGCCCCCACGCCCCTCGCACTGGGTGGAGACAAGAGCCCTGCGCCTTCCCCTGGAACCTCGTCCCCACAGCTCCAGGTAAAG TCCTCCTGCAAGGAGAATCCATTTAACCGGAAGCCATCACCTACAGCATCCCCAAGTGTAAAGAAGGCCACCAAGGGCTCGAAGCCAGCGAGACCGCCTGCCCCAGGACATGGCTTCCCGCTCATCAAACGCAAG GTCCAGTCCGACCAGTACATCCCCGAGGAGGATATCCACGGAGAAATAGACACCATTGAGCGCCAACTGGATGCCCTGGAACACCGTGGGGTCCTGCTGGAGGAGAAGCTGCGTGGTGGAGTGAATG AAGGCCGTGAGGATGACATGCTGGTGGACTGGTTCAAGCTCATCCACGAGAAGCATCTGTTGGTTCGGCGGGAGTCTGAGCTCATCTACGT CTTCAAGCAGCAGAACCTGGAGCAGCGGCAGGCCGACGTGGAGTACGAGCTCCGGTGCCTTCTCAACAAGCCAG AAAAGGACTGGACAGAGGAGGACCGGGGCCGAGAGAAGGTGCTGATGCAAGAGCTCGTGACCCTCATCGAGCAGCGCAACGCCATCATCAACTGCCTGGACGAGGACCGGCAGAG ggaggaagaggaagataagATGTTGGAGGCCATGATCAAGAAGAAAG agtTCCAGAAGGAGGCTGAGCCCGAGGGCAAGAAGAAGGGCAAGTTTAAGACCATGAAGGTGCTGAAGCTGCTAGGAAACAAGCGTGATACCAAGAGCAAGTGCCCCGGAGACAGGAGCTAA